Proteins co-encoded in one Astyanax mexicanus isolate ESR-SI-001 chromosome 1, AstMex3_surface, whole genome shotgun sequence genomic window:
- the flvcr2b gene encoding feline leukemia virus subgroup C receptor-related protein 2 isoform X3: protein MGDESSPGEVNDNQCFVDGHLKVPIANNSQVQTEHSAPLQRDLTTATTHLYKRRWLIVCLFSSYSLCNSYQWIQYGIINNIFMKFYNVDSFTIDWMSMIYMLTYIPLIFPVTWLLDKKGLRVIALVATAMNCAGTWVKVASGRPDLFGVTFFGQVICSVAQVFILGMPSRIASVWFGSKEVSTACSIGVFGNQLGIAIGFLVPPILVPNVEDMDELAGHIRVMFYITAGVATLLFILVVIVFQERPDIPPTQAQAAARLIPAENYSYTASILCLLRNRPFILLIISYGLNVGCFYAVSTLLNRMIIEHYPGEEVNAGRIGLTIVIAGMVGSLICGIWLDKTKTYKQTTLAVYVMSLVGMVVYAFTLNLGHLWVVFITAGALGFFMTGYLPLGFEFAVELTYPESEGTSSGLLNCSAQVFGIIFTICQGKIIDQFGTLAGNLFLCVFLLVGTIITGLIKSDLRRQRANQLAKTAAAAGLHEAKDYGSTALFNSSQP, encoded by the exons ATGGGGGACGAGTCCAGTCCGGGAGAGGTGAATGACAACCAGTGTTTTGTTGATGGTCACTTAAAGGTCCCCATAGCAAACAACAGCCAAGTTCAGACTGAACACAGTGCCCCTCTCCAGAGGGATCTAACCACGGCCACCACTCACCTGTACAAGAGGAGATGGCTGATAGTGTGCCTGTTCAGCTCCTATTCCCTCTGCAACTCCTACCAGTGGATACAGTACGGGATCATCAACAACATTTTCATGAAGTTCTACAATGTAGACTCCTTCACCATAGACTGGATGTCCATGATCTACATGCTGACCTACATTCCGCTCATCTTCCCTGTGACATGGCTCCTGGACAAAAAGGGACTGAGGGTCATCGCACTGGTTGCCACAGCCATGAACTGTGCCGGAACATGGGTCAAGGTGGCCAGTGGCAGGCCCGACCTCTTTGGCGTGACCTTCTTCGGACAGGTCATCTGTTCAGTGGCCCAGGTGTTCATCCTGGGTATGCCCTCTCGCATCGCGTCCGTGTGGTTCGGGTCCAAGGAGGTGTCCACTGCGTGCTCCATTGGCGTGTTTGGAAATCAG CTTGGAATTGCCATTGGGTTCCTCGTCCCGCCCATACTGGTACCAAATGTTGAAGACATGGATGAGCTGGCCGGCCACATCAGAGTAATGTTCTACATCACAGCCGGGGTGGCCACATTACTCTTCATCCTGGTGGTGATTG tgttccAGGAAAGGCCAGATATTCCCCCCACTCAGGCTCAGGCAGCAGCTCGTCTGATCCCAGCAGAAAATTACTCCTACACAGCCTCCATCCTCTGCCTCCTCCGCAACAGACccttcatcctcctcatcatcagcTACG GGTTAAATGTTGGTTGTTTTTATGCTGTCAGTACACTACTCAACCGCATGATCATCGAGCACTATCCA GGTGAAGAGGTAAATGCTGGCAGGATTGGCCTGACCATCGTCATTGCCGGCATGGTCGGCTCACTTATCTGTGGCATCTGGCTGGACAAGACCAAGACATACAA GCAGACAACTCTGGCGGTATATGTGATGTCTTTGGTCGGCATGGTGGTGTACGCCTTCACCCTGAACCTGGGTCATCTCTGGGTTGTCTTCATCACTGCTGGAGCACTTGG GTTCTTTATGACTGGGTATCTGCCTCTAGGCTTTGAGTTTGCAGTAGAGCTGACCTATCCAGAATCTGAGGGAACATCCTCTGGCCTACTGAACTGCTCTGCTCAG GTGTTTGGAATAATTTTTACCATCTGTCAGGGGAAAATCATTGATCAATTTGGAACACTGGCTGGAAACCTCTTTCTGTGTGTATTCCTGCTGGTAGGGACTATTATAACAG GATTGATCAAGTCTGACTTACGCAGACAGAGGGCAAACCAGTTAGCCAAGACAGCC
- the flvcr2b gene encoding feline leukemia virus subgroup C receptor-related protein 2 isoform X1, with translation MLQSKDLAVQGSYSGLKHLPNAADNGIASSAPGLLPCPCSSKPTQGQCWNDGPPPSIPSLSPMELDTVELMPKTDTKLYSQRWVMLLIFSFCSTSNAMMWLQYGIISNVFMRFYSVDSMAIDWLSMIYMLTYVPLIVPGMWLMDSRGLREAVLIGAAFNCLGAWIRLGGVEPDLFPVAFFGQFVCSVAMVFILGVPPRLASLWFGEREVSTACSIGVLGNQLGIAIGFLVPPILVPNVEDMDELAGHIRVMFYITAGVATLLFILVVIVFQERPDIPPTQAQAAARLIPAENYSYTASILCLLRNRPFILLIISYGLNVGCFYAVSTLLNRMIIEHYPGEEVNAGRIGLTIVIAGMVGSLICGIWLDKTKTYKQTTLAVYVMSLVGMVVYAFTLNLGHLWVVFITAGALGFFMTGYLPLGFEFAVELTYPESEGTSSGLLNCSAQVFGIIFTICQGKIIDQFGTLAGNLFLCVFLLVGTIITGLIKSDLRRQRANQLAKTAAAAGLHEAKDYGSTALFNSSQP, from the exons ATGCTTCAAAGCAAAGACCTGGCGGTCCAAGGTTCTTACTCTGGACTTAAGCATCTCCCAAATGCAGCTGACAATGGCATCGCCAGCAGTGCTCCAGGGCTTCTTCCATGTCCGTGTTCTTCCAAACCTACTCAAGGTCAATGCTGGAATGATGGACCTCCACCTAGCATCCCTTCGCTGAGTCCCATGGAGCTAGACACTGTTGAGCTGATGCCCAAAACAGATACCAAGCTGTACAGCCAGCGTTGGGTCATGCTGTTGATCTTCAGCTTCTGCTCAACCAGCAACGCTATGATGTGGCTGCAGTATGGCATCATCAGCAACGTCTTCATGCGCTTCTACAGTGTTGATTCCATGGCCATCGACTGGCTCTCCATGATCTACATGCTGACGTACGTGCCACTGATTGTGCCAGGGATGTGGTTGATGGATTCTCGCGGGCTCCGGGAGGCTGTGCTGATTGGCGCTGCATTTAACTGCCTGGGTGCGTGGATCAGACTTGGAGGAGTGGAACCGGACCTGTTTCCTGTTGCCTTCtttggtcagtttgtgtgttcagtAGCCATGGTGTTTATCCTTGGGGTTCCACCGCGTCTTGCATCGCTGTGGTTCGGAGAGAGAGAAGTGTCCACCGCCTGCTCCATTGGGGTGCTGGGCAATCAG CTTGGAATTGCCATTGGGTTCCTCGTCCCGCCCATACTGGTACCAAATGTTGAAGACATGGATGAGCTGGCCGGCCACATCAGAGTAATGTTCTACATCACAGCCGGGGTGGCCACATTACTCTTCATCCTGGTGGTGATTG tgttccAGGAAAGGCCAGATATTCCCCCCACTCAGGCTCAGGCAGCAGCTCGTCTGATCCCAGCAGAAAATTACTCCTACACAGCCTCCATCCTCTGCCTCCTCCGCAACAGACccttcatcctcctcatcatcagcTACG GGTTAAATGTTGGTTGTTTTTATGCTGTCAGTACACTACTCAACCGCATGATCATCGAGCACTATCCA GGTGAAGAGGTAAATGCTGGCAGGATTGGCCTGACCATCGTCATTGCCGGCATGGTCGGCTCACTTATCTGTGGCATCTGGCTGGACAAGACCAAGACATACAA GCAGACAACTCTGGCGGTATATGTGATGTCTTTGGTCGGCATGGTGGTGTACGCCTTCACCCTGAACCTGGGTCATCTCTGGGTTGTCTTCATCACTGCTGGAGCACTTGG GTTCTTTATGACTGGGTATCTGCCTCTAGGCTTTGAGTTTGCAGTAGAGCTGACCTATCCAGAATCTGAGGGAACATCCTCTGGCCTACTGAACTGCTCTGCTCAG GTGTTTGGAATAATTTTTACCATCTGTCAGGGGAAAATCATTGATCAATTTGGAACACTGGCTGGAAACCTCTTTCTGTGTGTATTCCTGCTGGTAGGGACTATTATAACAG GATTGATCAAGTCTGACTTACGCAGACAGAGGGCAAACCAGTTAGCCAAGACAGCC
- the flvcr2b gene encoding feline leukemia virus subgroup C receptor-related protein 2 isoform X2, giving the protein MLQSKDLAVQGSYSGLKHLPNAADNGIASSAPGLLPCPCSSKPTQGQCWNDGPPPSIPSLSPMELDTVELMPKTDTKLYSQRWVMLLIFSFCSTSNAMMWLQYGIISNVFMRFYSVDSMAIDWLSMIYMLTYVPLIVPGMWLMDSRGLREAVLIGAAFNCLGAWIRLGGVEPDLFPVAFFGQFVCSVAMVFILGVPPRLASLWFGEREVSTACSIGVLGNQLGIAIGFLVPPILVPNVEDMDELAGHIRVMFYITAGVATLLFILVVIVFQERPDIPPTQAQAAARLIPAENYSYTASILCLLRNRPFILLIISYGLNVGCFYAVSTLLNRMIIEHYPGEEVNAGRIGLTIVIAGMVGSLICGIWLDKTKTYKQTTLAVYVMSLVGMVVYAFTLNLGHLWVVFITAGALGFFMTGYLPLGFEFAVELTYPESEGTSSGLLNCSAQVFGIIFTICQGKIIDQFGTLAGNLFLCVFLLVGTIITGLIKSDLRRQRANQLAKTADNANGSTVNTPAHNVPATKL; this is encoded by the exons ATGCTTCAAAGCAAAGACCTGGCGGTCCAAGGTTCTTACTCTGGACTTAAGCATCTCCCAAATGCAGCTGACAATGGCATCGCCAGCAGTGCTCCAGGGCTTCTTCCATGTCCGTGTTCTTCCAAACCTACTCAAGGTCAATGCTGGAATGATGGACCTCCACCTAGCATCCCTTCGCTGAGTCCCATGGAGCTAGACACTGTTGAGCTGATGCCCAAAACAGATACCAAGCTGTACAGCCAGCGTTGGGTCATGCTGTTGATCTTCAGCTTCTGCTCAACCAGCAACGCTATGATGTGGCTGCAGTATGGCATCATCAGCAACGTCTTCATGCGCTTCTACAGTGTTGATTCCATGGCCATCGACTGGCTCTCCATGATCTACATGCTGACGTACGTGCCACTGATTGTGCCAGGGATGTGGTTGATGGATTCTCGCGGGCTCCGGGAGGCTGTGCTGATTGGCGCTGCATTTAACTGCCTGGGTGCGTGGATCAGACTTGGAGGAGTGGAACCGGACCTGTTTCCTGTTGCCTTCtttggtcagtttgtgtgttcagtAGCCATGGTGTTTATCCTTGGGGTTCCACCGCGTCTTGCATCGCTGTGGTTCGGAGAGAGAGAAGTGTCCACCGCCTGCTCCATTGGGGTGCTGGGCAATCAG CTTGGAATTGCCATTGGGTTCCTCGTCCCGCCCATACTGGTACCAAATGTTGAAGACATGGATGAGCTGGCCGGCCACATCAGAGTAATGTTCTACATCACAGCCGGGGTGGCCACATTACTCTTCATCCTGGTGGTGATTG tgttccAGGAAAGGCCAGATATTCCCCCCACTCAGGCTCAGGCAGCAGCTCGTCTGATCCCAGCAGAAAATTACTCCTACACAGCCTCCATCCTCTGCCTCCTCCGCAACAGACccttcatcctcctcatcatcagcTACG GGTTAAATGTTGGTTGTTTTTATGCTGTCAGTACACTACTCAACCGCATGATCATCGAGCACTATCCA GGTGAAGAGGTAAATGCTGGCAGGATTGGCCTGACCATCGTCATTGCCGGCATGGTCGGCTCACTTATCTGTGGCATCTGGCTGGACAAGACCAAGACATACAA GCAGACAACTCTGGCGGTATATGTGATGTCTTTGGTCGGCATGGTGGTGTACGCCTTCACCCTGAACCTGGGTCATCTCTGGGTTGTCTTCATCACTGCTGGAGCACTTGG GTTCTTTATGACTGGGTATCTGCCTCTAGGCTTTGAGTTTGCAGTAGAGCTGACCTATCCAGAATCTGAGGGAACATCCTCTGGCCTACTGAACTGCTCTGCTCAG GTGTTTGGAATAATTTTTACCATCTGTCAGGGGAAAATCATTGATCAATTTGGAACACTGGCTGGAAACCTCTTTCTGTGTGTATTCCTGCTGGTAGGGACTATTATAACAG GATTGATCAAGTCTGACTTACGCAGACAGAGGGCAAACCAGTTAGCCAAGACAGCC
- the LOC103038841 gene encoding trace amine-associated receptor 13c-like gives MNLTEVNHTDLCSQFSCPERSVSALYVFLYVCGAAVVLLTVFGNLLVIISVCHFKQLHTPTNMLILSLAVSDILVGVFVLPFQLSRLTESCWIFGSVLCTCYMLISFFSTSSSIYNVAIIAVDRYFAISHPFVYTEKVSVNTACIVALSNWFLLICYNSSLLYFNGSSTGLIMCPEQCLFVINEVWSLVDLLFVFVIPCSLIILFYALVFCIAKKHATAIRDLNTQTKHQASNSAVDSMKSERKAAKVLSILVVVFLACLFPYFVYVLVGTGTILAEYLMLLLYLNSSINPVIYALFYPWFRKCTKVILTLQILSNDSVFINVR, from the coding sequence ATGAATCTTACAGAGGTTAATCACACTGATCTCTGCTCACAGTTTTCCTGTCCAGAGAGATCTGTATCTGCTTTATATGTGTTTCTTTATGTGTGCGGAGCTGCTGTCGTTCTGTTAACAGTGTTTGGAAATCTGCTTGTCATTATCTCTGTTTGTCACTTTAAGCAGCTCCACACTCCAACTAACATGCTCATCCTCTCTCTGGCTGTATCAGACATTCTGGTTGGAGTATTCGTGCTCCCGTTTCAGTTAAGTCGGCTGACTGAATCCTGTTGGATTTTTGGATCAGTCCTGTGTACATGTTATATGTTGATCTCCTTTTTCAGCACCAGCTCATCAATATATAATGTTGCTATTATTGCTGTTGATCGTTATTTTGCCATTTCACACCCATTTGTGTACACAGAAAAGGTGTCTGTAAACACAGCTTGTATTGTGGCTTTGAGTAACTGGTTTTTATTAATATGTTACAACTCTTCACTTCTTTATTTTAATGGATCCTCTACAGGTCTGATAATGTGTCCTGAACAGTGTCTTTTTGTGATAAATGAGGTCTGGTCTCTGGTTGACCttctatttgtttttgttattccGTGTTCTCTAATAATCCTGTTTTATGCTTTAGTTTTTTGTATTGCTAAGAAACATGCAACTGCTATCAGAGACCTTAATACTCAAACTAAACATCAAGCCTCAAACAGCGCTGTAGATTCAATGAAATCAGAGAGAAAAGCAGCAAAAGTGCTCAGCATTTTAGTGGTTGTGTTTCTGGCATGTTTATTTCCGTACTTTGTTTATGTTTTAGTAGGTACTGGCACAATATTAGCAGAGTATTTAATGCTTCTTCTATATCTAAATTCTTCAATCAACCCAGTCATTTACGCTTTATTTTACCCATGGTTTAGAAAGTGTACTAAAGTCATTTTAACCCTTCAAATACTCAGTAATGATTCTGTATTCATAAATGTCCGctga
- the LOC103039151 gene encoding trace amine-associated receptor 13c-like, giving the protein MEVNLTDQCLQFSCPERSVSALYVFLCVCAAAAVLLTVFGNLLIIISVCHFKQLHTPTNMLILSLAVSDFLVGVFVMPFHLNRLTESCWIFGPTICMFFVLISFFVTSISIYNVALIAVDRYFAISSPFLYMEKVSVGNVCIVVLCNWFVLFSYNSALLYFNGNSAGLIMCPDQCLIVLNEVWSLVDLVFVFVIPCSMIIIFYVLVFVIAKKHANAIRDLNVQATAHGSKNMADSMKSERKAAKVLSILVAVFLACLFPYFINTLFSSAIETISFHHLVILLYLNSTINPVIYALFYPWFRKCTKVILTLQICRTDSALMKVL; this is encoded by the coding sequence ATGGAGGTTAACCTCACTGATCAATGCCTGCAGTTTTCCTGTCCAGAGAGATCTGTATCTGCTttgtatgtgtttctgtgtgtgtgtgcagctgctgctgttctgTTAACAGTGTTTGGAAATCTGCTCATCATTATCTCTGTTTGTCACTTCAAGCAGCTCCACACTCCAACTAACATGCTCATCCTCTCTCTGGCTGTATCAGACTTTCTGGTTGGAGTCTTTGTGATGCCGTTCCATTTAAACAGACTGACTGAATCATGTTGGATTTTTGGGCCGACAATCTGTATGTTTTTTGTTCTGATCTCCTTTTTTGTCACAAGCATTTCAATTTACAATGTTGCTCTTATTGCTGTTGATCGATATTTTGCCATCTCTAGCCCTTTCCTCTACATGGAGAAGGTATCTGTCGGTAATGTTTGCATTGTAGTTTTGTGTAACTGGTTTGTGCTATTTTCTTATAACTCTGCACTTCTTTATTTCAACGGAAACTCTGCCGGTCTGATAATGTGTCCCGATCAGTGCCTCATTGTGTTAAATGAGGTCTGGTCTCTGGTTGAtcttgtatttgtttttgtaattCCTTGTTCTATGatcattatattttatgttttggttTTTGTTATTGCCAAGAAACATGCAAATGCTATCAGGGACCTTAATGTACAAGCTACAGCTCATGGCTCAAAGAACATGGCAGACTCAATGAAATCTGAGCGAAAAGCAGCGAAAGTGCTCAGCATTTTAGTGGCTGTGTTTTTGGCATGTTTATTTCCAtactttataaacactttatttagTAGCGCCATAGAAACAATTTCATTCCATCACTTAGTGATTCTTTTATATCTAAACTCTACAATCAATCCTGTgatttatgctttattttatcCATGGTTTAGAAAGTGTACTAAAGTCATTTTAACTCTTCAAATATGTAGAACAGATTCAGCACTAATGAAAGTACTTTAA